Below is a window of Patescibacteria group bacterium DNA.
CTTCCCGCACCACGCACTCCCCTTTAGCTCCAGCACCATGGAGCTCTTTTTTTACGCAACAAAACTTTTACAAAATGTTTTGCGATGAATGGCCGAAAGACCGTATTTTTTAATATTTAAAATATGTGCCCTCACTCCATACCCTTTGTGTGAAGCAAAATCGTAGACTGGATACTTGGTGTGCATACGCACCATGGTACGATCGCGCGTCACCTTGGCCATGATGGATGCGGCAGCGATAACGGGAATCTTTTCATCCCCTTTTATAATGCTAATTTGGCGAAATTCGCGCGGCGCGCGTAGGCCCGCGTCGAGCATTATATATGAAGACGCAGGAGAGACTGCGAGCTTAACCAACCCCTTCTCAATCGCCAAGCGCGCCGCATGTGAGATG
It encodes the following:
- a CDS encoding ribonuclease HII is translated as MVRNARQPRQGVPKYIVGIDEVGRGPLAGPLTVGLVRMPAKMPAAFFSGIRDSKKLTVRRREEWFSKIKTHKKLIYAVISISASDIDKHGISHAARLAIEKGLVKLAVSPASSYIMLDAGLRAPREFRQISIIKGDEKIPVIAAASIMAKVTRDRTMVRMHTKYPVYDFASHKGYGVRAHILNIKKYGLSAIHRKTFCKSFVA